A genomic stretch from Lathyrus oleraceus cultivar Zhongwan6 chromosome 2, CAAS_Psat_ZW6_1.0, whole genome shotgun sequence includes:
- the LOC127118976 gene encoding universal stress protein PHOS32 — MCFSTRLVTFQEMGKRGTRLPGFCLNRIRPHARVRSPTIQTKNQKTDDSKTDEKTENSSCSVCEEKFVADDGVKQGSVIGRKIMIVIDSSFEAKGALQWALTHTVQNQDTIVLLHVMKCSKQATDDEASTKETDPRAYELASSFKNMCNVKMPEVQIEIAVTEGKEKGAKIVEEAKKHGVGLLVLGQKKRSTTWRLLMMWAGNRVTGGVVEYCIQNAHCMAIAVRRKSKKIGGYMITTKRHKDFWLLA; from the exons ATGTGTTTTTCAACAAGATTAGTTACATTCCAAGAAATGGGAAAGAGAGGAACAAGGTTACCTGGTTTTTGCTTGAACAGAATTAGGCCTCATGCGAGGGTGCGTTCGCCAACTATACAAACCAAGAACCAAAAAACCGATGATTCTAAAACTGATGAGAAAACTGAGAATTCTTCATGCAGCGTTTGTGAGGAGAAATTTGTTGCTGATGATGGTGTGAAACAAGGGTCGGTAATTGGTAGGAAGATTATGATTGTGATTGATTCAAGTTTTGAAGCTAAGGGTGCTTTGCAATGGGCATTAACTCATACAGTTCAGAATCAAGATACTATAGTTCTCCTTCATGTCATGAAATGTTCTAAACAAG CCACTGATGATGAGGCTTCTACAAAGGAAACAGATCCAAGAGCTTATGAACTTGCTTCTTCTTTCAAGAATATGTGTAATGTGAAGATGCCCGAG GTACAAATTGAGATTGCAGTAACAGAAGGGAAAGAGAAGGGAGCAAAAATAGTGGAGGAAGCAAAAAAACACGGCGTGGGACTTTTGGTTTTGGGGCAGAAGAAGAGGTCCACCACATGGCGTCTACTAATGATGTGGGCAGGTAATAGAGTAACTGGTGGTGTGGTTGAGTATTGTATCCAAAATGCACATTGTATGGCAATTGCTGTGAGAAGAAAGAGCAAGAAAATTGGAGGGTATATGATTACTACTAAACGTCATAAAGATTTCTGGCTTTTAGCTTGA